The Streptomyces noursei ATCC 11455 sequence CGCCGCGTAGGCAGCGGTCCCCACTCCTGCGGCGACTCCGGTAAAGAGGACTGCTAATGCCGTAGCTGTGGCTAATCGGGATGTGATTGCACGAAACATTCAGCATTCTCCTATTCTTGTGATTCCGTCGGCGTGGCACGGACCATGAATGTCCGTGCTTCGACGGAAGTACGTGCCTCGATCTTGTATGAGGGGCCGCCAGCTCGCTGACAGGGCTGATGCGTTCTCAGGTTTCAATGAGGGGCCCTGCGCTTCTCGGATAGCGGTATTGAAGGTTTTCCTTATGTCACTGCCTGCAACTCCTCGTACTCGGCGTGGACTTCTGCGGGGGTCTTGTAGCCGAGTCCGGAGTGGAGGCGTTTTCGATTGTAGAACATCTCGATGTAGCGAACGATCGCTCGGTGGGCATGTGCGAGTGTTGGGAACGTAGTTCGGTGCACGAGTTCGTTTTTGAGGGCGCCGAAGAAGGATTCAGCCATCGCATTGTCCCAACAGACACCGGTGCGGCCGACCGAAGCTCGCAGGCCCAACGAGCCGAGCTTACGACGAAGTTCCCGAGACGTGTATTGACTGCCGCGATCGGAATGAAATATGCAGCCTTCGGCGAGGTCGATGTTCCGGGCCGCCATATCGAGTGCATCCGATATGAGAGAGGTCTTCATGTGGTCGGCCATCGCCCAGCCGACCACAGCTATGGTGTGGCAGTCGATGACGGTTGCGAGATAAAGGAACCCGGCCCAGGTGTGAACGTAGGTGATATCGCTGACCAGTTTGCGCCCGGGAGCGTCAGCGGTGAAGTCACGGGCCAGAAGGTCTGGCGTGGCCGGCGCCGCATCATCGGCGATCGTGGTCGCCCGCCAGGGCCGCGGCTGGCACGGCACCAGACCGAGCTCGCGCATCAGCGCGCGGACCAGTTCTGCTCCGGCCTGCACGTTCATTCGCTGGAGCGCGGCGTGGACACGCCGGTAGCCGTAGGTCTCTTGCGAGTCAGAGAAGACCTGGAGGATGACGGTCTTCAGTTCTGCACGGCGCTTCGCCGTGGCCGACAATGGCCTCGATCTCCAATGGTAAAAGCCCGACGTGGACACTCCCGCCCAGGCGCACATCTGCTGCACGGGAAAGTTGTCAGACTCGCCGTCGATGAACTCGTACTTCTCCGTCACCGGTATTCCTGGGCGAAGAAGGCCGCAGCTTTTCCCAGGAACTCGGTCTTCATGCGGAGTTCCCGGTTCTCACGTTCCAATTCGCGAAGGCGGGCACGTTCGCTGATGTTCAACGGGGGCTCCTCACCGGCGTGCTCTTGCCGGTACCGGCTGACCCAGGTGCCCAGCGTTCCCTCGTTCACCTGTATCTCTCGGGCGACCTCAGCGATCGGGCGGGACTCCACAACCACCATCTTGACCGCCTCGTCCCGAAATTCGGGACTGAACTTCCTACGCTTCTGTGCCACGTGCTCTCTCCGTCGTTCTGGACTTCGATCCTATGGGGACCGCTGTCCGAGAACTTCGGGGCTCCTCACAAGTCACAAGGTCGAGTAGGTGGAGTGTAGGGTCTTGACCTGCCGGCCCGTGGGTCAGTTCGGTGAGCCGGGCGGGATTGGCCCGTCCAGGAGTGAGGCTGGTGACCGCAGGGGCGAGGTGAAGGTGGTCTCGCCGGTCGTGCGGTGGGTGCGGCGACGCTTGAGCTTGATTGCCTGGACCGCGTGTGGAAAGGGCAGGGTCGGCCGGACCGTGCAGACCTTCAGGCGACGGATCTTGTCTTCCATGCGCCCGTTTGTGGGTGCGGTGTTGAAGTGGGGCCTCCTGTCAGGGCAGGTGCCGCAGCTGGCGGCGGGAGTGCCTCGGGTTGTCCTTGAAGGCCGGGATGGAGTGGGCGCCCCGGGCGGTGATCTGCTCGGCGTGGCTGGTCTGGGTGCGCATTGCGTCGGCGGTGACGACGTGGCCGTCGAGAGGACAGAACGCGACAACACGAACGCAGACATGGCAGACTGACGGCACATCGAAGCATCTCCATTGTTTGCAGGCGAGTTGGTAGCTCACCCATATCAACGGAGCTTCGGCATCTCCGGTCACACCGCAGTTGACCAGCACATTCACGAGATCACAGCGACCTTACAAGAGCCCTGCGCGTGCAGCACCACGCTTTTAAGAGCGTGTGACAACTCCTGTCGTGTGTCAACCTTTGTCAGCGGGTCGTCACGCTGCCTGAGCCTTTTCCAACCTGATGTGGTTGGTGGGGGTGTGGTTGGGAAGGGGGGACGGTACGACGAAGCTCCTGGTAGACGGGTCGTCGACCAAGATCAACCGTGTCTCACCAGGAGCTTCGTGTGCTTGTCTACCCGTCGGCGATCGATCTGTCCGGTGCGTCTCTGCGGTTCCTCGCCGGCCGCCTGGCTGCGCACCGTCGGGAGGTCGGGACGCGGTGGCGACGGCTGACTGCAGGTCGTCAGGCTCTGCTGGTCCTGGCACATCTGCGTTGTGGGGACACTTACGCGCGCCTCGCGGCGGGTTTCGCGATCGGGGTTGCGACCGTATGCCGCTACGTCCACGAGGCGATCGGCGTCCTCGCCGTTCTTGCGCCGACGCTTCAGCAGGCGATCAGGAGTGCTGCGGGGAAGGCGTTCGTGATTCTCGATGGGACGCTGCTGCCCATCGACCGGACCGCCGCTGACCGCCCGTACTGCTCCGGGAAACACAAGCGACATGGAGGGTTATTCACGTAGGCCTCACCAGCCTCTTGTGTAGAAGGTGAGGGCGGTGACGGTCTTGACGATGTCGGGGAAGCGGGTGAGGGGGCCGCGGTAGCGGGTGGCGAGAATCTTCCAGTTCTTCAGGTGCGCGATGGCCCGTTCGACTGCGGCTCGGAGCGTGTTGACGGAGCGGTTGGCTCTCTTGTCTCCGGCGGATCGTTCCTGGCCGGGCGGCTTGCGCCTGGGGGTGAACAGTCGGGAGCCGGCGTAGCCCAGGTCGCCTATGCCCTCGCGTTCGGCGAAGGCCTCGGGGAAGTGGGACTGGCGCCAGGCGTGCATGTCGTGCCGGCTGCCGGGCACCGGCGCGGAGACCGCGAGCAGGTCGCCGGCGAGAGTGGCGGCGATCTGCAGGTTGAAGCCGGTGTCGCGGTGCTTGCCGGAGAACATCGTGGTGCCCTCGCTGGACCAGTCCCACGTCGTGACCAAGGTGCCATCCACGAGTACGATCCGGCCGGCAGAGGCCTCGGTGGGATCGGGAACGTGCGTGGCCAGGACCTTCTCCACCATCGGCAGCAGGGCCGTCCGATCGCCTGGAGACGGTGGCCTGGGAGATCCCGAACAACTCGGCGGCCACCTCCTGGACTGGGTTCTGCCGCAGCAGGAACAGCACCAACACCACCGACTTGTACAGGCCCAGCGCCCACATCCGCCCCGGCATCACCGGTGGGTCCGGATCCTGCACGAGCTCTTGGTGAACTCGTGCGACCAGCCCGTCAAGTTGCTCGGTGTCCAGTCCTGTCGTAATGTTCCAGCTCAACGGCCCTGCCACGGTGGTTACTGAGCTTGTAGTCGTGGTGTCGTGAGTGTGAGTCCGGTTTCGGTGAGGCATCCGTCGATGATGTCGTTGCGGTATTGGATTTGTCGGAGGCCGTGTCGGAGCCGGCGGTTGAGGTGGTCGGGGTCGGTGAAGGCGGTGTTGGCCTGGGTGGTGCGGCGGAGGATCGACCAGATGCCCTCGACCGGGTTGAGGTCGGGTGCATAGGGCGGCAGGTGGTAGGCCGTGATCCAGTCCTGTGCGTCGATGAAGGCGCGCATCCGGCGGTCTTTGTGGACGTTCAAGTTGTCCCAGATGAGGAGGATGGGTCCGCCGAGTTGCTGGTGGGCGGCGATGAGGAGGTCGCGGTACTCGGTCCAGGCGAAGCTCTTGCGGCCCCCTGCCTTGTGATCGGTGTGTCGTTTGGGCCGGTAGATCAGGCGGGAGCGTTCGCCGGGTTTGTAGCAGCACAGGGCTGCGATGGAGAAGCGTCGCTGGGAGCGTCCGCGGACCCGGATGACCGGTGTGCTGCCGCGTTTGCTCCAGGTGCGTGAGGTCGGCGGCGTCATCGAGAATCCGGCTTCGTCCTCGAAGACGATCCAGGCCCCGAGCGCCGCCGCGGTGGAGGGTGTACACCAGGTTGTGTGAGTGAGCGATGATTGCTCCTGTTGAGTCCGGTTCCTGCCCTGAACGGAAAGTGACACAGCGTGATATCGAGGCAGGACGACGAGATGCACCGTGCCGAGGCTGCGGAGCGGGTGAAGCGGGTGCTGTCGCCGGAGGCGATCGACGCGCTGATCGCGGACGCGAAGGACTCCGGGATCGGTCTGGACGGCCGGGGCGGTCTGTTGCAGCAGATGATGAAGCAGGTCATCGAGCGGGCCCTGCAGGCCGAGATGAGCGACCACCTCGGCTACGAGGCCGGCGATCCGGCCGGGCGGGGCAGCGGGAACAACCGCAACGGCTCGTACCCGAAGACGGTGACGACCACGGCCGGCCCGGTCGAACTCGACGTGCCGCGAGACCGCAAGGGCGAGTTCGAGCCGCGGATCGTGCCGAAGGGGACCCGCAGGCTGGGGCAGGTCGACGAGATGATCCTGTCGCTCTACGCGCGCGGCATGACGACCCGTGACATCACCGCCCACCTGCACGAGGTCTACGGCGCCGAGGTGTCCCCGGCGCTGGTCTCGAAGGTCACCGACGTCATCGCCGATGAGGTGCAGTCCTGGCAGCACCGGCCGCTGGACGAGTGCTACCCGATCTTGTATGTGGATGCGATCCGGATCAAGGTCCGGGACAACGGACACGTCGTCAACAAGGCCGCCCACCTGGTCATCGGCGTCGACGTGGACGGCATCAAGAACGTCCCGGGCATCTGGCTCCAGGACAACGAAGGTGCCAAGTTCTGGCTGCACGTGCTGACCCAGCTCAAGCACCGAGGCCTGGCCGACGCCCTCGTGGTGTGCTGTGACGGCCTCAAGGGCCTGCCGGAGGCGATCGAGGCCGTCTGGCCCCAGGCGGTCACGCAGACGTGCGTCGTTCACTTGATCAGGTCGGCGCTGAAATACGTGAACTCCACCGACCGCAAGAAGGTCGCCGCCGCCCTCAAGCCCGTCTACACCGCCGTCGACGAGACCGCCGCCCTCGAAGCCCTCGAGGCCGTCCGCGAGGAGTGGGGGCGGCAGTATCCCGGCACGATCAGCGTGTTCGAGAACGCCTGGGCCCAGTTCATCCCGTTCCTCGACTTCGACCAGGACATCCGCCGCGTCATCTACACGACCAATGCGATTGAGTCCATGAACCGCAACCTGCGCAAACTCGTCAAGACCAGCGGGCACTTCCCGTCCGACGACGCCGCCCTGAAGATGCTCTACCTCGGCATCCGCAACATCGAGGGCAGGCACATCGACGGCCACGGAACCAAAGTCCCCGCCGGCCGGATCCGCGGGACCGGGACCCTCGGCTGGACCCGCGCCATGAACCAGTTCAAGATCCGCTTCGGCGACCGGCTCCCCCTCTAACCATCAACCGACAGTAACCAACGGCAGGAACCAGACCAACAGAGCACAACAGGCATCACACACAAACCAGTTGACATCCCCCCGCGGTGTTTCCACGTGTGGCCACACATCCTTCACCCAGCCGGCCACCGCCGTCTCGTCCCGCTCGACCGCACGGCGGGCCGGAACCTGATGACTCCAGCCATGCCTCCGCAGCATCTGCGAAATCCCTGACAGCGTCATCGACTTGTGGAACCGGCGGCCGATCAGGGTCTTGATCCTGGCC is a genomic window containing:
- a CDS encoding IS3 family transposase (programmed frameshift), encoding MAQKRRKFSPEFRDEAVKMVVVESRPIAEVAREIQVNEGTLGTWVSRYRQEHAGEEPPLNISERARLRELERENRELRMKTEFLGKSCGLLRPGIPVTEKYEFIDGESDNFPVQQMCAWAGVSTSGFYHWRSRPLSATAKRRAELKTVILQVFSDSQETYGYRRVHAALQRMNVQAGAELVRALMRELGLVPCQPRPWRATTIADDAAPATPDLLARDFTADAPGRKLVSDITYVHTWAGFLYLATVIDCHTIAVVGWAMADHMKTSLISDALDMAARNIDLAEGCIFHSDRGSQYTSRELRRKLGSLGLRASVGRTGVCWDNAMAESFFGALKNELVHRTTFPTLAHAHRAIVRYIEMFYNRKRLHSGLGYKTPAEVHAEYEELQAVT
- a CDS encoding transposase family protein encodes the protein MVEKVLATHVPDPTEASAGRIVLVDGTLVTTWDWSSEGTTMFSGKHRDTGFNLQIAATLAGDLLAVSAPVPGSRHDMHAWRQSHFPEAFAEREGIGDLGYAGSRLFTPRRKPPGQERSAGDKRANRSVNTLRAAVERAIAHLKNWKILATRYRGPLTRFPDIVKTVTALTFYTRGW
- a CDS encoding IS256 family transposase; translation: MHRAEAAERVKRVLSPEAIDALIADAKDSGIGLDGRGGLLQQMMKQVIERALQAEMSDHLGYEAGDPAGRGSGNNRNGSYPKTVTTTAGPVELDVPRDRKGEFEPRIVPKGTRRLGQVDEMILSLYARGMTTRDITAHLHEVYGAEVSPALVSKVTDVIADEVQSWQHRPLDECYPILYVDAIRIKVRDNGHVVNKAAHLVIGVDVDGIKNVPGIWLQDNEGAKFWLHVLTQLKHRGLADALVVCCDGLKGLPEAIEAVWPQAVTQTCVVHLIRSALKYVNSTDRKKVAAALKPVYTAVDETAALEALEAVREEWGRQYPGTISVFENAWAQFIPFLDFDQDIRRVIYTTNAIESMNRNLRKLVKTSGHFPSDDAALKMLYLGIRNIEGRHIDGHGTKVPAGRIRGTGTLGWTRAMNQFKIRFGDRLPL